One genomic segment of Pueribacillus theae includes these proteins:
- a CDS encoding RDD family protein yields MVSEWASLWVRLLAWIFDLLLVGVPLIVIGVTFFEKGLNMIFFDFFLFFLYVLLTPIFWQGFTVGKRILRIRIIDKKKNKISITTMIARLIVSGLIYLITFGIALIVSVIVTHLREDKRAIHDLIAGTCVTYVDAQHILKTASE; encoded by the coding sequence ATGGTCAGCGAATGGGCTAGTCTATGGGTGCGGCTATTGGCATGGATTTTTGATCTTCTGCTTGTTGGTGTACCATTAATTGTTATCGGTGTAACCTTTTTTGAAAAAGGACTAAACATGATCTTCTTTGACTTTTTTTTATTTTTTTTATACGTCTTATTGACACCTATTTTTTGGCAGGGTTTTACGGTTGGAAAACGGATACTACGAATCAGAATTATTGATAAAAAGAAAAATAAAATCAGTATAACGACGATGATCGCAAGGTTAATCGTATCCGGGTTGATCTATTTAATTACATTTGGTATTGCGTTGATTGTAAGTGTTATTGTTACTCACTTGAGAGAAGATAAACGGGCTATTCATGATTTAATCGCTGGCACGTGTGTCACTTATGTTGATGCTCAACACATATTAAAAACGGCATCCGAATAA